The Coccidioides posadasii str. Silveira chromosome 3, complete sequence genome contains a region encoding:
- a CDS encoding uncharacterized protein (SECRETED:SignalP(1-19)~EggNog:ENOG410PZ6G~TransMembrane:1 (n5-16c26/27o282-303i)), producing the protein MYWPLAWAIFTTSSLVTHARSITTHAAPPDGGKNPQISKSGLETVETSREGLDKLLSTDSSDGFRGDPIKPYGGKVPIHRNSLLRSEQFRRLVGDLQTCGTDLLSYGSEDFLARSTEVKGSSIRSCREAIFTFLKWTKGDNPYLNLSSVSRAQLIKSALDGDCGCAYLPSSQLTFSSLRHGHAKRNNIDGMDDPPAHGHTQFKGSSKIPRANPLEIPDVPTPSHLQACEEKMCRIGDLDKICTQPKYRMTMAEIGVCKMCYPKNEEQLRLYCIVREKRERRAFFVASAMVAIFAIGVAGVIVFNDCVQKRAREASSNMGEGRIYPLRCCGLWDFLKRPWASRVCGYFKRGRETTGVEGSTFNRTTVTEEAVLAKTFEDGNSTNADHSNGYELETIDPRALNIFQRVGTYGNWAIESTIPAVPQAERPNIQRRFATTNVSSAWMSSRESFDIDDVPSPSACPTEPISSLQTGNVRSER; encoded by the exons ATGTATTGGCCATTGGCCTGGGCGATCTTCACCACAAGCAGCCTTGTGACCCATG CTAGATCAATAACAACACATGCCGCTCCACCTGACGGTGGAAAGAACCCGCAGATCTCCAAATCAGGCCTCGAGACCGTCGAGACGAGCCGTGAAGGACTCGACAAACTCCTCTCTACAGATTCTAGTGACGGTTTTCGCGGCGATCCCATCAAACCATACGGCGGTAAAGTTCCAATACATAGGAATAGTCTCCTTCGTTCCGAGCAATTTAGACGGTTGGTCGGCGATCTACAGACCTGCGGCACGGATCTCCTCTCGTATGGATCTGAAGATTTCCTCGCAAGATCTACCGAAGTAAAAGGGTCAAGTATAAGATCTTGTCGGGAGGCGATATTCACCTTCCTCAAATGGACCAAGGGCGATAATCCGTACCTGAATCTTTCGAGCGTCAGTCGTGCACAGTTGATTAAAAGTGCGTTAGATGGTGATTGCGGATGTGCGTATCTGCCCAGTTCGCAGCTGACGTTTTCGAGTCTACGCCATGGACATGCAAAACGAAACAATATCGATGGCATGGATGATCCTCCCGCTCATGGTCACACTCAGTTTAAAGGATCATCAAAGATACCCAGGGCTAACCCACTTGAGATCCCCGATGTGCCAACTCCATCACATCTACAAGCTTGCGAAGAGAAAATGTGTAGAATCGGCGACTTGGACAAAATATGTACTCAGCCCAAATATCGAATGACTATGGCTGAGATCGGGGTTTGCAAGATGTGCTACCCCAAAAATGAGGAGCAGCTGCGACTTTACTGCATTGTCCGTGAAAAACGGGAGAGGAGGGCCTTTTTTGTGGCGTCTGCGATGGTAGCCATATTCGCGATCGGCGTAGCGGGGGTAATCGTTTTTAATGACTGCGTTCAAAAAAGAGCGAGAGAGGCATCTAGCAATATGGGAGAGGGAAGGATATATCCGCTTCGATGCTGCGGTCTCTGGGATTTTCTCAAACGGCCCTGGGCTTCACGGGTTTGCGGATACTTCAAGCGCGGCAGAGAAACAACAGGTGTCGAGGGATCTACATTCAACAGAACAACCGTTACAGAGGAGGCGGTACTTGCTAAAACTTTCGAGGACGGAAACAGCACGAACGCCGATCATTCCAACGGGTACGAACTCGAAACTATCGATCCTAGGGCCCTGAACATTTTTCAGAGAGTCGGGACGTATGGGAATTGGGCAATAGAAAGTACAATTCCTGCTGTGCCTCAAGCCGAGAGACCCAATATTCAAAGGCGATTCGCAACGACGAACGTCTCGTCAGCTTGGATGTCTTCCAGAGAAAGCTTTGACATCGATGATGTTCCATCCCCGTCTGCGTGTCCCACAGAACCTATCTCTTCACTTCAAACTGGCAACGTTCGCAGCGAACGCTGA
- a CDS encoding uncharacterized protein (EggNog:ENOG410PHSZ~COG:K~BUSCO:4218at33183) → MASVYPDLDTPLLKVSRPVAACSRCRNAKIKCDGKLPACSACEKAGRGSSCSGATDKFAKGKERSYVASLEAQCERLEKKIEATKRRQQGIVVAQADRENVGVHATPTATTSSSNGGDATYGQECSDIDDLVGDFGFLAVNATSRDFYGICSSTSFAGLLLTVAVAQPLPRPIPRIGLPPHSQVASLTLSYFDNFYPLMPFLSETKFWASVDAIYQDNGRFANSHDHWTLRMVLAISAASKSRLMNDRDSQIAMSHVHVALGHSEDVLKPGTIAGIQAILLLAQYSMLNPGHFRTWYLIGIAARVATDLGIHQEHASAAYLDKAVLDSRRRTFHCVYSLDRCVSTALGRAFSFSDDSINVPFPPDPPLSAPPPPWHSGLFLRSIEPALCLFQIRHFQSAAYQDMFLSGHQHSPTAQSCAWERCSAAATWFQNCPKDAPAHFSTLFHLEYLYTLILVLSPSNRSPTISETNQILLFEYSIDFISQLYNEVTTPTAFAPLLTYIDIERTYYVVCKLFNLLRQNHHELLRDKDAEQRKLQSSRPIGGALPAPLRTTATCRQDSTKRALTCLYEAHSIFEYAFRRWNVRSLLDGFNHSSTELRAMLSSMLEQQQQQQYTPPAHGAVKQSRLPRY, encoded by the exons ATGGCATCAGTTTATCCAGACTTAGATACCCCCCTTCTTAAGGTCAGCCGGCCCGTTGCAGCATGCTCCCGGTGCCGCAATGCAAAGATCAAATGCGACGGCAAGCTGCCCGCTTGTTCCGCCTGTGAGAAAGCAGGAAGAGGCAGCAGCTGTTCCGGCGCCACAGATAAgtttgccaagggcaaggaAAGAAGCTACGTCGCCTCGCTCGAAGCCCAATGCGAGCGACTCGAAAAGAAGATCGAAGCCACCAAACGACGTCAGCAGGGAATCGTTGTTGCGCAGGCTGACCGGGAGAACGTCGGCGTACATGCAACGCCGACGGCTACTACTTCATCCTCCAACGGTGGAGATGCTACCTACGGCCAGGAGTGTTCTGACATTGATGATTTGGTCGGCGATTTTGGCTTTTT GGCTGTAAATGCGACCTCCAGGGATTTCTATGGAATCTGTTCTTCCACCTCATTTGCCGGCTTACTCCTTACCGTTGCTGTCGCGCAACCACTGCCGCGGCCAATCCCACGCATCGGGTTGCCGCCCCATTCTCAGGTTGCGAGTCTTACCCTGAGCTACTTTGATAATTTCTATCCATTGATGCCATTTTTGTCAGAAACAAAGTTCTGGGCTTCTGTGGATGCTATCTACCAAGATAATGGCCGCTTTGCAAATAGTCACGATCATTGGACGCTACGTATGGTGCTGGCCATTTCCGCCGCCTCAAAATCAAGACTTATGAATGATCGAGACAGTCAGATAGCAATGTCCCATGTGCACGTTGCACTTGGTCATTCCGAAGATGTCCTAAAGCCAGGCACCATTGCCGGAATCCAGGCCATCTTGCTTCTCGCACAGTATTCCATGCTTAATCCGGGTCATTTTAGGACATGGTACCTTATTGGGATCGCAGCACGGGTAGCCACTGACCTAGGCATTCATCAAGAGCACGCCTCCGCAGCCTACCTCGACAAAGCTGTTTTGGATTCTCGCCGAAGAACTTTCCACTGTGTATATTCTCTCGATCG ATGCGTGAGCACAGCTTTGGGTCGGGCATTTTCATTTTCGGATGACTCCATCAACGTCCCATTTCCACCGGATCCGCCGCTTTCTGCCCCCCCGCCGCCCTGGCACAGCGGCCTATTTCTCAGGAGCATTGAACCTGCATTGTGTCTCTTTCAAATACGCCACTTTCAATCGGCTGCTTATCAAGACATGTTTCTAAGTGGGCACCAGCATTCACCTACTGCGCAATCGTGTGCCTGGGAACGTTGTTCAGCGGCAGCGACCTGGTTCCAAAATTGTCCCAAAGACGCACCAGCGCATTTCTCTACCTTGTTTCACCTCGAATACCTTTACACCCTTATTCTCGTGCTATCTCCATCAAACCGCTCTCCAACAATCAGCGAGACGAATCAAATTCTTCTTTTCGAATATTCCATCGACTTTATCTCCCAGCTATATAATGAAGTTACAACCCCAACAGCTTTCGCCCCACTTCTCACATACATAGATATCGAACGCACCTACTACGTAGTATGCAAATTATTCAATCTTCTCCGTCAAAATCATCATGAACTCTTGCGAGACAAGGACGCTGAGCAACGAAAGCTTCAAAGTTCACGTCCTATTGGAGGAGCTCTTCCCGCACCATTAAGAACGACCGCCACATGCCGACAAGATTCGACAAAGCGGGCCCTAACATGCCTATATGAGGCACATTCGATATTCGAATATGCGTTCCGTCGTTGGAATGTGCGCTCCTTATTGGATGGCTTCAATCACAGCTCCACTGAGCTTCGAGCGATGCTGTCATCGATGCtcgagcagcagcagcagcagcaatacACTCCACCTGCACATGGAGCCGTTAAACAATCGCGTTTGCCCAGGTACTAG
- a CDS encoding uncharacterized protein (EggNog:ENOG410PGUG~COG:E) gives MSDSDVNVDVTSTDNEKRPTPPARVYGLAARVDPTVTFEEFRYWAKLQRAEEREENLRYIEEQGPMTLSKMIKNRFSHGIHHERKKKEQKEAARREALQVTAESNGEQEQNPKQTAREETMTVTEEEWKTASRALKTAGWGSVFYLITTDILGWETTAYVIFSLNASVHPSSRPSLIWPWGNLGSCSPV, from the coding sequence ATGTCCGACAGCGACGTCAATGTCGACGTCACCTCGACGGACAATGAAAAGCGACCAACCCCTCCAGCCCGGGTCTATGGCCTGGCTGCCCGAGTCGATCCTACCGTTACCTTCGAGGAATTTCGCTACTGGGCGAAGCTCCAGCGTGCGGAGGAACGAGAGGAGAACCTTCGATATATCGAAGAGCAGGGCCCTATGACGCTATCCAAGATGATCAAAAACCGATTCTCCCACGGAATCCACCatgagaggaagaagaaggaacaGAAGGAAGCAGCCAGACGGGAAGCGCTACAGGTCACTGCGGAGAGTAACGGCGAGCAGGAGCAAAACCCGAAACAGACCGCGCGTGAGGAGACGATGACAGTGACGGAGGAGGAATGGAAAACAGCCAGCAGGGCGCTCAAGACAGCGGGCTGGGGCAGCGTTTTCTATCTGATCACAACCGATATTCTGGGCTGGGAGACCACTGCGTATgtaatcttctctttgaatGCGTCCGTTCACCCGAGTTCCAGGCCTAGTCTAATCTGGCCTTGGGGAAATCTAGGTTCGTGTTCTCCAGTGTAG
- a CDS encoding uncharacterized protein (EggNog:ENOG410PJG6~COG:Q) — protein sequence MGYQTIAIAVVAVVYFVIKQLNKTDIPKIKNLPEIPGVPMFGNLIQLGDSHAKKAQGWVKKYGEVFQVRLGNKRIIFANTFDSVKHFWITHQSSLISRPTLHTFHTVVSSSQGFTIGTSPWDESCKRRRKAAATALNRPAVQSYMPIIDLESTVSIKELLNDSKDGTVDVDPNPYFQRFALNTSLTLNYGIRIDGSIEDELLKEICHVERVVSNFRSTSNNWQDYIPLLRLWPSRNNEAKEFRERRDRYLSLLLDMLRDRIAKGTDKPCITGNILKDPEAKLNEAELKSICLTMVSAGLDTVPGNLIMGIAYLASAHGQEIQERAYQEIMKVYPDGDAWERCLVEEKVPYITAFVKEVLRFWTVIPICLPRVSIKDIEYKGATIPAGTTFFMNAYAADYDENHFKNPYEFRPERYLNVSDGAGTPHYAYGAGSRMCAGSHLANRELYTAFLRLISAFRIVPAKNRADDPILDCLEAGINKCALTLDPKQFKVGFKVRDRAKLDAWIQGSDERTKDL from the exons ATGGGTTATCAGACGATAGCCATCGCCGTCGTGGCGGTGGTCTACTTTGTGATCAAGCAATTGAATAAGACCGACATCCcgaagatcaagaatctccCGGAGATTCCAGGCGTACCGATGTTTGGGAACCTGATACAGCTCGGAGACTCCCACGCGAAAAAGGCCCAAGGCTGGGTGAAGAAATACGGAGAGGTCTTCCAGGTCCGACTTGGTAATAAA AGAATCATTTTTGCAAACACGTTTGACTCCGTCAAACACTTTTGGATCACTCACCAATCATCCCTAATCTCCCGCCCAACTCTTCATACTTTCCATACCGTCGTCTCAAGTTCACAGGGGTTCACCATTGGCACTTCTCCATGGGATGAATCTTGCAAGCGCCGCCGGAAGGCCGCTGCCACCGCTCTTAACCGTCCTGCGGTTCAATCATACATGCCAATCATCGACCTCGAATCCACAGTCAGCATCAAGGAGTTGCTGAATGACAGCAAAGATGGAACCGTGGACGTGGACCCCAACCCATACTTCCAGCGCTTTGCCCTTAACACTAGTTTGACCCTGAACTACGGTATCCGCATCGATGGCAGCATCGAAGACGAACTCTTGAAGGAAATTTGCCATGTCGAGCGCGTGGTCAGCAACTTCCGAAGCACCAGCAACAACTGGCAGGATTATATTCCGTTGCTGCGGCTATGGCCCAGCCGCAACAATGAAGCCAAGGAGTTCAGAGAGCGTCGTGATAGATATCTGTCCTTACTCTTGGATATGCTGAGAGACCGAATTGCGAAGGGCACCGATAAACCATGTATTACCGGAAATATTTTGAAGGATCCAGaggccaagctcaatgaAG CTGAGCTCAAGTCTATCTGTTTGACTATGGTGTCCGCCGGTCTCGATACCGTTCCCGGCAATTTGATTATGGGGATCGCTTATCTCGCCTCTGCGCATGGCCAAGAGATCCAGGAACGCGCTTATCAGGAGATCATGAAGGTCTACCCCGATGGCGATGCCTGGGAGCGATGTCTCGTCGAAGAGAAAGTCCCTTACATCACGGCCTTTGTCAAGGAAGTTCTCCGATTCTGGACCGTCATCCCCATCTGCCTACCACGCGTCAGTATCAAGGACATCGAATACAAGGGAGCAACTATCCCCGCTGGAACTACTTTCTTCATG AACGCCTATGCCGCCGACTATGACGAGAACCACTTCAAGAACCCTTACGAATTCCGCCCCGAACGCTACCTCAACGTCTCCGATGGTGCAGGAACACCACACTACGCCTACGGCGCTGGTAGCCGCATGTGCGCTGGCTCCCACCTCGCCAACCGAGAACTCTACACCGCTTTCCTGCGCCTCATCTCCGCGTTCCGAATCGTTCCGGCGAAGAACCGCGCTGACGATCCGATCTTGGATTGTCTCGAGGCCGGTATCAACAAGTGTGCTTTGACGCTTGATCCAAAGCAGTTCAAGGTCGGATTTAAGGTGAGAGATCGCGCGAAGCTGGACGCCTGGATCCAGGGAAGCGATGAGAGGACGAAGGATCTATAA
- a CDS encoding uncharacterized protein (EggNog:ENOG410PGUG~COG:E~TransMembrane:8 (o20-39i51-70o82-103i171-194o214-234i262-282o288-310i350-375o)), whose product MVSFGDTYFRVYGRKARHFINVAQSLQQFMTVAVLILSNGIKIAQLSKREICFIVCMIIFMVAGMMFGSIRSLQHIGWFANVSVWVNIISFIIIMVASANFGIDYAAVTRSTLIKEIGPVRTFAGPPPDQYQQQAHGFAGQFNGVNQMVYSYGGALLFVAFMAEMRHPWDFWKGLLCAQVFICLVYLFFGAFVYGHYGQYSVANLKNVIQPRALQIVCNSLGLITASIACLMYFNVGMKTVYIEVFQEAFKFPPITTRKGRWMWYALGPVYWIVAFLVSASVPNLNGISGLVGALLILNFTYTFPAFLYIGFRCQTDAALPGEGFDPATGVTTRLDGGWRRWLRGYKKSWPINTLNLFYGLGGLVCSGMGAWAAIEGLKQVFGPGGTVATSFGCEPPV is encoded by the exons ATGGTTTCATTTGGCGACACGTACTTTCGCGTTTACGGCAGGAAGGCACGGCACTTCATCAACGTAGCACAGTCGCTCCAGCAATTTATGACGGTCGCAGTGCTTATTCTGTCGAACGGTATCAAGATCGCCCAGCTGTCGAAAAGAGAGATCTGCTTTATCGTCTGCATGATCATCTTCATGGTAGCTGGCATGATGTTTGGCAGTATTCGTAGCTTGCAGCACATCGGATGGTTTGCCAACGTGTCCGTCTGGGTTAACATCATCAGCTTCATCATCAT CATGGTGGCAAGTGCCAACTTTGGAATCGATTACGCCGCCGTCACGCGGTCCACGCTGATCAAAGAGATCGGGCCCGTTCGGACGTTTGCAGGTCCTCCACCGGACCAATACCAGCAGCAGGCGCACGGCTTCGCTGGCCAGTTCAACGGTGTCAATCAGATGGTTT ACAGTTACGGTGGTGCTCTCCTCTTTGTCGCTTTCATGGCAGAAATGCGCCATCCGTGGGATTTCTGGAAGGGCTTGCTCTGTGCCCAGGTCTTCATCTGCCTGGTCTATCTGTTCTTCGGAGCCTTT GTCTATGGCCATTACGGCCAGTACTCAGTGGCCAACCTCAAGAACGTCATTCAACCCCGCGCACTTCAAATCGTCTGCAACTCCCTGGGCCTGATAACGGCCTCGATCGCATGTT TGATGTACTTCAACGTCGGCATGAAGACGGTCTATATTGAGGTCTTTCAGGAGGCCTTTAAATTCCCACCGATCACGACGCGCAAGGGACGATGGATGTGGTACGCCCTCGGTCCCGTCTACTGGATCGTCGCGTTCCTCGTGTCGGCATCGGTGCCGAACCTGAACGGTATTTCTGGTCTCGTGGGCGCGCTGCTGATCCTCAACTTCACGTACACGTTCCCGGCCTTCCTGTACATCGGGTTCAGGTGTCAGACCGATGCGGCGCTGCCAGGAGAGGGATTCGACCCGGCGACGGGCGTGACGACGAGACTCGACGGAGGATGGAGGCGATGGCTGCGCGGCTACAAGAAGAGCTGGCCAATCAACACGCTCAACCTCTTCTACGGCCTCGGTGGGCTCGTGTGCTCCGGGATGGGGGCGTGGGCCGCTATTGAAGGGCTGAAACAGGTCTTTGGGCCCGGTGGAACCGTTGCCACCTCGTTTGGGTGCGAGCCACCAGTGTAA
- a CDS encoding uncharacterized protein (EggNog:ENOG410PI35~COG:G~TransMembrane:12 (i36-56o76-97i104-127o133-152i164-185o197-219i267-288o300-324i331-354o360-381i393-413o425-445i)): MPDTKEVIDEANSKETVSEVEFDPAAEKALLWKCDIWVVPILFLLFLLSFIDRINIGNARLQGLERDLNMEGHDYNIALFIFFIPYILLEVPSNLILKKVAPSTWLSGIIAAWGIVTVCQGVTHSFAGLVVCRFLLGAFEAGFVPGCVYLISMYYKRHELQTRINLFFSASIIAGAFSGLLAYAIANMDGVAGYGAWRWIFILEGIATVVIAVASKFIIADWPETAKFLKEDERRLLIARLAADNKGATMDRLDSKSIKRCLTDVKVYLGILMYFGIVNTGYATSFFTPTILNQLGWTEIMAQVMSIPVFVVATVVTLVCAVISDRMRHRYAFTLLGCGVATIGYVILICQHSVSVGVRYMAVFMVTAGGFVAQPVVMAWVSNNMGGHYKRSIASSMQIGFGNSGGLVASNVFLSSEKPGYPTGFGTSLGLVWICVLSCTAFFWWCRRENRIRDAGGRDYRFSLPEDELNNIGDDHPTFRFTY, encoded by the exons ATGCCGGATACGAAAGAAGTCATCGACGAGGCAAACTCCAAGGAGACGGTCTCCGAGGTGGAATTCGACCCGGCCGCAGAGAAGGCCCTCCTGTGGAAATGCGACATCTGGGTTGTGCccatcctcttcctcctctttctGCTGTCGTTCATCGACCGTATCAACATCGGCAACGCACGTCTCCAGGGCCTGGAGAGGGACCTGAACATGGAAGGCCACGATTACAACATCGccctcttcatcttcttcatcccgTACATTCTTCTTGAGGTTCCCAGCAATCTTATCCTCAAAAAGGTCGCGCCCTCTACTTGGCTCAGCGGCATCATTGCAGCATGGG GAATTGTGACAGTTTGCCAGGGTGTCACCCATAGCTTTGCTGGGCTGGTGGTGTGCCGTTTCCTCCTCGGTGCGTTCGAGGCCGGTTTCGTCCCAG GATGCGTCTACTTGATCTCGATGTACTACAAGCGACATGAGCTCCAGACGCGAATCaacctcttcttctctgctagtaTCATTGCGGGTGCTTTCAGCGGC CTACTCGCATACGCAATTGCAAATATGGACGGAGTCGCCGGCTACGGGGCCTGGCGTTGGATTTTTATCCTGGAAGGGATCGCAACCGTGGTGATCGCCGTCGCATCAAAGTTCATCATTGCCGACTGGCCGGAGACGGCTAAGTTCCTGAAGGAGGACGAGAGGCGACTCCTGATCGCCCGGCTGGCCGCCGACAACAAGGGAGCCACCATGGATCGCCTCGATAGTAAGTCAATCAAGCGGTGCTTGACGGATGTCAAGGTTTATCTTGG GATCCTCATGTACTTTGGCATTGTGAACACCGGGTATGCAACCTCGTTCTTCACGCCCACGATCCTGAATCAGTTGGGATGGACAGAGATCATGGCCCAGGTGATGAGCATTCCTGTCTTCGTGGTGGCCACGGTGGTCACTCTTGTGTGCGCAGTGATCTCGGACCGCATGCGACACCGCTACGCGTTCACGTTGCTGGGCTGCGGCGTCGCCACAATCGGGTATGTGATCCTGATCTGCCAGCACAGCGTGTCGGTGGGTGTGCGGTACATGGCGGTGTTCATGGTCACCGCGGGAGGGTTTGTGGCACAGCCGGTGGTGATGGCGTGGGTGAGCAACAACATGGGCGGGCACTACAAGCGATCGATCGCGTCGTCGATGCAGATTGGATTCGGCAACAGCGGCGGGCTGGTGGCCAGCAACGTGTTCCTGAGCAGCGAGAAGCCCGGCTACCCCACGGGTTTCGGGACCAGTCTGGGGCTGGTGTGGATCTGCGTGCTGTCCTGCACGGCGTTCTTCTGGTGGTGTCGCCGGGAGAACAGGATCAGGGATGCAGGCGGTCGCGACTATCGGTTCTCCCTGCCGGAGGATGAGCTGAACAACATCGGTGATGACCATCCCACCTTCAGGTTTACatattaa